The following proteins come from a genomic window of Winogradskyella sp. PC-19:
- a CDS encoding DUF4105 domain-containing protein, whose protein sequence is MKLNLYFLTLLFFFSFSFSQNMQLSSNAEISVLTVGQGDNLNDAFGHSAFRIKDRNSGLDVVYGYGRYNFNTPNFYLKFAQGKLNYLMGKRKFSDFFELYRFYDRTIEEQKLDLSQEQKQRLYNYLINNYKPENRAYLYDFFYDNCATKIRDVANVASNRTIIYPELNNENKKSFRNLIHEEVGHNTWGSFGIDIALGSIIDKTATQEEQMFLPKYIFESFGNANINGKPLVKSTNTIYKSKHGVSYKTSFFISPIFIMCLIAAGILFITYKDNKGNKRSNWLDVILFSISGISGVLLLFLWFGTDHTTTGYNYNILWAFPLNLFTLFQFFKKTPKKWFRSYLKFLIILLVLMSMHWTIGVQVFAIGLLPLLIALMVRYIYLIKYYKTV, encoded by the coding sequence ATGAAGCTTAATCTATACTTTCTCACTTTATTATTCTTTTTCAGTTTTAGTTTTTCTCAAAACATGCAGCTTTCTTCAAATGCAGAAATATCTGTATTAACTGTCGGTCAAGGCGACAATCTCAATGACGCTTTTGGTCATAGTGCCTTTAGAATAAAAGATAGAAATAGTGGACTTGATGTGGTTTATGGTTATGGAAGATATAATTTTAACACACCAAATTTTTATTTAAAATTTGCGCAAGGCAAGTTGAATTATTTAATGGGGAAAAGAAAGTTTTCAGATTTTTTTGAGTTATATCGTTTTTACGACAGAACAATCGAGGAGCAAAAATTAGACCTATCGCAGGAGCAAAAACAACGTCTTTACAACTACCTTATTAATAATTACAAACCAGAAAATAGAGCTTATCTCTACGATTTTTTTTACGATAATTGTGCAACTAAAATTAGAGATGTCGCCAATGTCGCTAGCAATAGAACCATCATTTATCCCGAATTAAATAACGAAAATAAAAAGTCCTTCAGAAATCTAATACACGAAGAGGTAGGCCACAATACTTGGGGAAGTTTTGGGATTGATATAGCTTTGGGCTCAATTATAGATAAAACTGCAACACAAGAAGAGCAGATGTTTTTGCCAAAATACATTTTTGAAAGCTTCGGAAATGCAAACATAAATGGAAAACCATTAGTGAAAAGTACTAATACTATCTACAAATCTAAACATGGTGTAAGTTATAAGACTAGTTTTTTTATAAGTCCGATTTTTATAATGTGTCTTATTGCTGCAGGTATACTATTTATAACTTATAAGGATAATAAAGGTAATAAAAGGTCTAATTGGCTAGACGTTATACTTTTTTCAATCTCTGGTATTTCGGGAGTTTTATTACTATTCTTATGGTTTGGTACTGACCATACAACTACAGGATACAACTATAATATACTATGGGCTTTTCCGCTAAATCTTTTTACTTTATTCCAATTTTTTAAAAAGACACCAAAAAAATGGTTTAGAAGTTATTTGAAATTTTTAATAATCTTACTCGTATTAATGTCAATGCATTGGACAATTGGTGTGCAAGTATTTGCAATAGGTTTACTGCCACTTCTAATTGCGCTTATGGTTAGATATATTTATCTTATTAAATATTACAAAACTGTCTAG